One stretch of Miscanthus floridulus cultivar M001 chromosome 18, ASM1932011v1, whole genome shotgun sequence DNA includes these proteins:
- the LOC136522813 gene encoding uncharacterized protein yields the protein MGVELDLSELAVLRPIQTAAGAAATTAARPAGDDADGPDAADTGCVTPTAKSSLLPRLGLAGGGGLDIDAAPAAAALAACVTPTSSPCLLRPATVCPPAPRKPARPAPPPPDNKRKRCCTRSGLQRAFFPVPHDLSTVFVPRGPADRSPPPRAAKKIRLHVVG from the coding sequence ATGGGCGTCGAGCTCGACCTCTCTGAATTGGCGGTGCTCCGGCCGATCCAGACCGCGGCGGGCGCCGCAGCGACGACGGCGGCTCGGCCGGCGGGCGACGACGCCGACGGCCCGGACGCCGCCGACACTGGCTGCGTCACGCCGACGGCGAAGAGCTCCCTGCTGCCGCGCCTGGGtctggcgggcggcggcggcctggacatcgacgccgcccccgccgccgccgccctcgccgccTGCGTGACGCCGACGTCGTCGCCGTGCCTGCTGCGGCCGGCCACGGTGTGCCCTCCGGCGCCGCGGAAGCCGGCgaggccggcgccgccgccgcccgacaACAAGAGGAAGCGGTGCTGCACCCGCTCGGGCCTGCAGCGCGCCTTCTTCCCCGTGCCGCACGACCTCTCCACCGTGTTCGTGCCGCGGGGCCCCGCGGACAGGTCGCCGCCGCCCAGGGCCGCCAAGAAGATCCGCCTGCACGTCGTGGGCTGA